The genomic interval GCCCGCACGGACCTGGGGGAGACCCATGTCTGGGCGCCGCACGTGATCCGCCACGACGGCCGCTTCTGGATGTTCTACTGCGGCGGCACCGCGGACCACACGCGCTACCGGATCGAGCTCGCCACCAGCACCGACCTGTTCGCCTGGGAGCACCGCGCGGGCGGGCCTCTCTGCGAGGACGGCTTCGACGCCCGCGACCCGATGGTGCTGCGCGAGGGCGAGCGCTGGCTCATGTACTGCACGCGCACCTCGCGGCCGGACGGCGGCTTCCACGAGGTCTCCGTGCGCGAGAGCAGCGATCTCGTCGCCTGGTCGGAGCCGCGCGTGGCCTACCGGTCCGCGCAGAGCGGAACCGTCGGCGGCCCGACGGAATCCCCGTTCGTGGTGCCGGTGCTCCCGGACGGTTCGATCGGGCTCGTCGGGAGCGCGGCAGCCGACGGGGCCGGTGGGGTCGACGGTGCAGACGGGGCCGGCGGGGTGATCGGGTCGAGCGAGGCCGACGAGCCGCTCGGCTGGATCCTGTTCGTCTGCGAGTCCGGTCAGTACGACCGGACCCTCGCCTATTTCTCGCGCGACCCCGAGCACTTCGAGGACGCGGGAGCCCTGGACGTCGACCTCGACGAGCACTGCGCGGAGATCGTCGT from Brachybacterium kimchii carries:
- a CDS encoding glycosyl hydrolase family 32; amino-acid sequence: MSPEPRTEGSRAPLEGPADYPPVVLRPGRKRHLLDASPTPGTPWYINDHTLVRDAHGSWHVFGIWHPEPAAPLDETFFLHASTPSLEAPEWSIHDPVMHARTDLGETHVWAPHVIRHDGRFWMFYCGGTADHTRYRIELATSTDLFAWEHRAGGPLCEDGFDARDPMVLREGERWLMYCTRTSRPDGGFHEVSVRESSDLVAWSEPRVAYRSAQSGTVGGPTESPFVVPVLPDGSIGLVGSAAADGAGGVDGADGAGGVIGSSEADEPLGWILFVCESGQYDRTLAYFSRDPEHFEDAGALDVDLDEHCAEIVVDPEDPSRLWVTGGGWGRGGLSIRPLTITSTRPS